A genomic stretch from Deinococcus cellulosilyticus NBRC 106333 = KACC 11606 includes:
- a CDS encoding S1C family serine protease, with protein MRRLPLLLIPVTAALAAVPYFSHQSPVIPQVQAQQEQPWRPASVPDKGPSESPFRSELSDQTPYNSWQERRSLIASSTLEEVYEKSIPGAVRVIIGNAGLGTGFFITSDGYIMTAAHVALGDTSEPLSVLTSQGKEYPATLVGYDELKDLAIIKVKGNNFPTLQFSSSTPKVGDGVVAIGNSRGSFDGGRAGKVTRLGASLSASFPSNMVASSMPLAPGDSGGPVLNDRGEVVGVSTAISSGAGHFSSYFVPLTTSSQIVKDLQAGLKKSVPIIGVSIADARDYLDAEGVLVTEVVPGLGAHKAGIKDPQIREYRDDSGRVRQEISGADVIVAVEGKNVNDSDDLIGVLRSKKAGDQVTLKVRRGEQTLTLKVTLTAKHKV; from the coding sequence GTGCGCAGACTCCCCCTTTTGCTGATTCCCGTCACCGCAGCCCTGGCCGCCGTGCCCTACTTTTCCCACCAGAGCCCGGTGATTCCACAGGTTCAGGCTCAACAGGAGCAGCCCTGGAGGCCAGCCTCTGTTCCTGACAAAGGGCCATCCGAGTCCCCTTTCCGCAGTGAACTGTCAGACCAGACCCCCTACAACTCCTGGCAGGAGCGCAGGAGCCTCATTGCCAGCAGCACCCTGGAAGAGGTGTACGAGAAATCCATTCCTGGAGCGGTGCGGGTGATCATCGGCAACGCCGGGCTCGGAACGGGCTTTTTCATCACCAGTGATGGCTACATCATGACCGCCGCCCATGTGGCCCTCGGGGACACCAGCGAACCCCTTTCTGTGCTGACCTCCCAGGGCAAAGAGTACCCTGCAACCCTGGTGGGCTACGACGAACTGAAGGATCTGGCCATCATCAAGGTCAAGGGAAACAACTTCCCAACCCTGCAATTTTCTTCCTCCACCCCCAAAGTGGGTGATGGTGTGGTTGCCATTGGCAACTCCAGAGGATCTTTCGATGGAGGCCGTGCAGGCAAGGTGACCCGTCTGGGGGCAAGCCTGAGCGCTTCTTTCCCCAGCAACATGGTGGCTTCCAGCATGCCGCTGGCTCCCGGTGACTCGGGTGGCCCGGTGCTCAACGACAGGGGTGAAGTGGTCGGGGTCAGCACCGCCATCAGCAGTGGTGCTGGGCATTTCAGCAGTTACTTTGTGCCCCTGACCACCAGCAGCCAGATTGTCAAAGACCTCCAGGCAGGCCTGAAGAAATCCGTGCCCATCATTGGTGTCAGCATTGCCGATGCCCGGGATTACCTGGATGCCGAGGGGGTGCTCGTCACCGAAGTGGTGCCCGGTCTCGGTGCCCACAAAGCGGGCATCAAAGACCCCCAGATCCGCGAGTACCGGGACGACTCTGGCCGGGTTCGCCAGGAGATCAGTGGTGCGGATGTGATCGTTGCGGTGGAAGGCAAGAACGTCAACGATTCAGATGACCTGATCGGTGTGCTGCGCAGCAAGAAAGCCGGAGATCAGGTCACCCTGAAGGTCAGGCGAGGAGAGCAGACCCTCACCCTGAAAGTCACCCTGACCGCGAAACACAAAGTCTGA
- a CDS encoding response regulator transcription factor, whose product MRLLLVEDEINIARPLIRALEAQGHLVQHGPDLTTARALLLESEPDLMLLDVRLPESEDGGFILAREARKAGYSGPILFMTARDALEDRVMGLDEGGDDYVVKPFDLPELLARVRALLRRVHEVRTSVIQRGGLEMDLAKRSVRWQGTLVELSSREYALLERFMMSPSRAYTPNELVDLVWGDEASDAGVVKVYVHHLRSKLAPQVVKTIPGGYRLGLEEV is encoded by the coding sequence TTGCGCCTGCTCCTCGTGGAAGATGAAATCAACATTGCACGCCCCCTGATCCGTGCCCTGGAAGCACAGGGGCACCTTGTTCAGCATGGACCGGACCTCACCACTGCCCGTGCACTTCTGCTGGAATCTGAGCCCGACCTGATGCTGCTCGACGTGCGTCTTCCGGAAAGTGAAGATGGAGGGTTCATTCTGGCCCGCGAGGCCCGCAAAGCGGGTTACAGTGGCCCCATCCTCTTCATGACCGCCCGGGATGCCCTTGAGGACCGGGTGATGGGCCTCGATGAAGGGGGCGATGATTATGTGGTCAAACCTTTTGATCTGCCTGAACTCCTCGCCCGGGTGCGCGCCCTGCTCAGACGGGTCCATGAGGTGCGCACCAGTGTGATCCAGCGTGGAGGCCTGGAAATGGATCTGGCGAAACGCAGCGTACGCTGGCAGGGCACCCTGGTGGAACTCTCCAGCCGGGAATACGCCCTGCTGGAACGTTTCATGATGTCCCCTTCCAGGGCATACACCCCGAACGAACTGGTGGATCTGGTGTGGGGCGATGAGGCCAGTGATGCAGGGGTGGTGAAAGTCTACGTGCACCACCTGCGCAGCAAACTTGCTCCACAGGTGGTCAAAACCATACCAGGAGGGTACCGTCTGGGGCTGGAGGAAGTGTGA
- a CDS encoding sensor histidine kinase yields the protein MTLRQRLAVFIAVTTLVALVIQGGLGYFSLQHQVYASLDRDLNIYVQRLTGLLRKKGLSTDPRFYQDINAGYEGYITRVRLVHEGQVIWQYGQFPDDIPMPNLTQYARNYGQWRVGTWTIHPSEGEEVDFFIQGAILSRELNSSLSNYQQTMLLTTLLVTLLGVIFALLLSRPALKPLQHLLDTTRKIASSGDLSLKVPQEGGGELGELSATFNHMLDRLAGFRKRETEFTRNASHELRTPLTAMKLHLGNWKAGYATPEETLEIICEEVDRMARLSESLLTLAREGRTQKTEFDLAELVQEITGARDLPYSGPEHCQVCGDPLLLRQALLNLLTNAQHHAPAASVGVSLHTTTEHNQTFGVLRVADTGPGMGEEALSRATETFYRAPGTRAPGSGLGLSVVAQVAELHGGKVVLSQNTPHGLVVELWVQSQG from the coding sequence GTGACCCTCCGCCAGAGGCTTGCAGTGTTCATCGCGGTCACGACCCTGGTTGCTCTGGTCATTCAGGGGGGCCTCGGGTACTTCAGTTTGCAGCATCAGGTGTATGCCAGTCTGGACCGTGACCTCAACATCTATGTGCAGCGCCTGACTGGACTGTTGCGAAAAAAGGGCCTCAGCACCGATCCCCGTTTTTATCAGGACATCAACGCAGGCTACGAGGGTTACATCACCCGGGTCAGGCTGGTGCACGAGGGGCAGGTGATCTGGCAGTATGGACAGTTTCCTGATGACATCCCGATGCCGAACCTCACCCAGTATGCCCGGAATTATGGCCAGTGGCGGGTGGGCACGTGGACCATCCATCCTTCTGAAGGGGAGGAAGTGGATTTCTTCATTCAGGGGGCCATTCTTTCCAGAGAGCTGAATTCGAGCCTGAGCAACTACCAGCAGACGATGCTGCTCACCACCCTGCTGGTGACCCTGCTGGGGGTCATCTTTGCCCTGCTGCTCAGCCGACCCGCCCTGAAACCCCTGCAGCACCTGCTGGACACCACCCGTAAAATTGCCAGTTCTGGAGACCTGTCCCTCAAGGTGCCCCAGGAAGGGGGAGGGGAACTGGGCGAACTCAGTGCCACCTTCAACCACATGCTGGACCGACTGGCGGGTTTCAGAAAACGGGAAACCGAATTCACCCGCAATGCCTCCCATGAACTGCGCACCCCCCTCACCGCAATGAAATTGCATCTGGGCAATTGGAAGGCAGGTTACGCCACACCAGAAGAAACCCTGGAGATCATCTGTGAGGAGGTGGACCGCATGGCCCGCCTGAGTGAGTCCCTGCTGACCCTGGCCCGTGAAGGCCGCACCCAGAAAACAGAGTTCGATCTGGCGGAACTCGTGCAGGAGATCACCGGCGCCAGAGACCTCCCCTACTCTGGCCCAGAACATTGTCAGGTGTGTGGTGATCCATTGCTGCTCAGGCAAGCTTTGCTGAACCTCCTCACCAATGCCCAGCATCACGCACCAGCCGCCTCCGTGGGGGTCTCCCTGCACACCACCACAGAACACAATCAGACCTTTGGGGTCCTCAGGGTGGCAGACACAGGCCCGGGCATGGGAGAAGAAGCCCTTTCCAGAGCCACCGAAACCTTCTACCGTGCCCCAGGCACCCGCGCTCCGGGAAGCGGCCTCGGGCTCAGTGTGGTGGCACAGGTGGCCGAACTCCATGGGGGCAAGGTGGTGCTTTCACAGAATACACCGCATGGTCTGGTGGTGGAATTGTGGGTGCAGAGCCAGGGCTAG
- a CDS encoding sensor histidine kinase, whose product MARKLSRPSIYSIAGRLSLMTLAVVLLTNLITVGFMQYQSWQRFENLPPNLKQVLQQRWEQDTARPGPQPAYKEFTVQMAPNVTTLQPFPPLPEQPRTIRIPRGLRLRDDLQNSLLVSTLLGCLIGAALSVFFSRRLARPLESISHAAARVSEGDLSTRVDLPAAPAGREDELYFLTQHFNMMAETLQRQEQERKNMIADIAHELRTPIAVMKAKLDALEDGIVPLDQHSVQRLQAQTNLLSRLVDDLRTLSLADAGKLELSTQVVDIAALVENVVSEYQAVAAREKVQVQVETSEETILIPGDPDRLAQVINNLLENAVRYTPPQGRIDVHVSRKNDLVTLKVQDTGHGIPEHALPHIFERFYRADGSRTRVTGGTGLGLAIVRTLTELHGGRVHAWNQQGSGAVFQVELRG is encoded by the coding sequence GTGGCTCGAAAACTGAGCAGACCATCCATTTACAGCATTGCAGGACGCCTCAGTCTGATGACCCTCGCTGTGGTGCTGCTCACCAACCTGATCACGGTGGGCTTCATGCAGTACCAGTCCTGGCAGCGCTTCGAGAACCTGCCGCCCAACCTCAAGCAGGTGCTGCAACAGCGATGGGAGCAGGACACTGCCCGTCCTGGCCCTCAGCCTGCCTACAAGGAATTCACTGTCCAGATGGCCCCAAATGTGACCACCTTGCAGCCCTTTCCACCCCTTCCTGAACAACCCCGCACCATCCGCATTCCGCGTGGCCTGCGCCTCAGGGACGACCTGCAAAACTCGCTGCTGGTCTCCACCCTGCTGGGGTGCCTGATCGGAGCTGCACTGTCCGTTTTCTTCTCCAGACGGCTGGCCCGACCCCTGGAATCCATCTCACACGCTGCGGCGCGGGTCAGTGAAGGGGACCTCAGCACCCGCGTGGACCTGCCTGCCGCACCTGCAGGCCGTGAAGATGAGCTTTACTTTCTCACCCAGCATTTCAACATGATGGCCGAAACCCTGCAACGTCAGGAGCAGGAACGCAAAAACATGATTGCGGACATTGCACACGAACTGCGCACCCCCATCGCGGTCATGAAGGCCAAGCTGGACGCACTGGAAGATGGCATTGTTCCGCTGGACCAGCACTCGGTCCAGCGACTCCAGGCCCAGACCAACCTCTTGAGCAGGCTCGTGGATGACCTCCGCACCCTCAGCCTTGCAGATGCTGGAAAGCTGGAACTCAGCACCCAGGTGGTGGACATCGCCGCCCTGGTCGAAAATGTGGTCAGTGAGTACCAGGCCGTGGCCGCCCGCGAAAAGGTGCAGGTGCAGGTGGAAACCAGCGAGGAAACCATCCTGATCCCAGGCGACCCGGACCGTCTGGCCCAGGTGATCAACAACCTGCTGGAAAACGCCGTGCGCTACACCCCACCCCAGGGGCGCATTGATGTTCACGTGAGCCGCAAAAACGATCTGGTGACCCTCAAGGTGCAAGACACTGGACACGGCATCCCAGAGCACGCCCTTCCACACATCTTTGAACGTTTCTACCGGGCAGATGGCTCCCGCACGCGGGTCACCGGAGGCACAGGTCTGGGTCTCGCCATCGTACGCACCCTCACCGAACTTCACGGTGGGCGGGTGCACGCCTGGAACCAGCAGGGCTCAGGGGCGGTGTTTCAGGTGGAGTTGCGGGGTTAG
- a CDS encoding response regulator transcription factor, whose product MQTTGKTNPLILVVEDEPEMLELMEAYLRRDGYRTEHALDGERALELFRVAQPDLVLLDIQLPRISGFDVLKSIRQKHLTPVIMVTARAEDLDKLLGLELGADDYVVKPFSPREVVARVKAVLRRTQQHMQTVVRIGDLEVDSNAMLARVGTFRLDLTPAEFRLLEYLARHPGRACSRQELLEASLPNSDALERVVDTHLKNLRRKLENAGAMGMLETVRGVGYRLWLEN is encoded by the coding sequence GTGCAGACGACTGGCAAGACCAACCCCCTGATCCTGGTGGTGGAAGACGAACCTGAAATGCTGGAACTCATGGAAGCTTACCTGAGACGGGATGGTTACCGCACCGAACACGCCCTGGATGGGGAACGTGCCCTGGAACTCTTCCGGGTGGCCCAGCCCGATCTGGTGCTGCTGGACATCCAGTTGCCCAGAATCAGCGGTTTTGATGTGCTGAAAAGCATCCGCCAGAAACACCTCACGCCGGTGATCATGGTGACGGCGCGCGCAGAGGACCTGGACAAACTGCTCGGGCTTGAACTCGGTGCAGACGATTATGTGGTCAAACCTTTCTCTCCCAGAGAAGTTGTGGCCCGGGTCAAAGCCGTGCTCCGGCGCACACAGCAGCACATGCAGACTGTGGTGCGCATTGGTGACCTTGAAGTGGATTCCAACGCCATGCTGGCCCGGGTGGGCACGTTCCGCCTGGACCTCACCCCAGCAGAATTTCGTCTGCTGGAATACCTCGCCAGGCATCCGGGAAGGGCCTGTTCCAGACAGGAACTGCTCGAAGCCTCTCTTCCAAACTCAGACGCACTGGAACGTGTGGTGGACACACACCTGAAAAACCTGAGGCGTAAACTGGAAAACGCAGGTGCCATGGGCATGCTGGAAACCGTGCGCGGTGTGGGGTACCGACTGTGGCTCGAAAACTGA
- a CDS encoding PKD domain-containing protein, which produces MQKVPMKWKALFLPLVLGSLLVACGETSSVPAPVKPANPTRVTVQAKAGYVEISWENTASNILGFEIYRETLAKVGTNQVKPQALSLLTRVGKNACTNAEKTLCSYQDKTVQPGTSYRYAVAVRGAEANSDQVASGPVAAPVNSAPTSKGIQNLTAPRGSQNQTIDLKTIFSDQEDAATALRFAALSSRPDVASATLDGGVLTLKFLAAGEATVTVTATDTGGLMVSSTFTVTVNNNNTPPAAKPIPDVVIRKGSAPQILNLPEYFSDVQDSSLTYALVSNSAPAVVIPELKGSQLHLTFLGLGTAELVLRATDSEGLLVTAPLKVSVTDDGNQPPVLKPIPDVVGVEGASHQVIYLQEHFSDPEGGSTLYYNLLENSNPAVVKPTLNGSVLDLVFGETGTSTLKVRVTDVGGLYTDATIKVTVNEKPNTAPIALTFPTDTPTEGDPESTLRVSTYFQDREQGSATLTYSLLENSNPAALSASLTGDQLKLGYLKEGTATLKVRATDRGGLSTDNTFKFTVLHRNVPPVATTIADQTLTLGLNPFVQDLSKVFSDPEDGAAGLTYSVVADSVPGVVDVKFSGAQMTVMALKTGTTQLKVRATDQAGASAEVSFKVTVQVSTKPVAVLEASSLHTATQLGVVFDTTKSNDDSGIAAMFLDFGDGSPEISSSDPFSSVGKNYGKFGTYTAKLTIKSRDGEEATTTLPITVGSAPGQVLDYGFLDYSRSGASDLLLPMLGRDEAGNLHLAYEATACTTTCDMAVVNVSAVPSAEGMTFNWNQEEYIHTPTPQDLKRLQMAVDPQGNRHFVTESVVADANDQKTRGVLQVRADGTPGWRLTLPSSLPVAEFSTTTSSPLIPTHLAVSRDSVYLVGNTSASIDASTSVQLGFVQKIQNGTVSWTKFFGTPSKTCDTQNQLQFNAVTLDGNGSLLIAGASSQIQQTDCAPAGSTAHPVLLSLDGAGNLIWQQNLPLVRGGWSLNSEMHLLAHNNMLVLSTEASLNDKTQASVFLLNTAGGILSQDTLGTLEDVTHITGMAPSPDGQVFVLGYSSMALDAAPQGETDPFLRKYSLSGETMFTVQYSADTLPEVTRDLVTIGNHSYMILYIPTARGLLLNLQRIDNQGNQISN; this is translated from the coding sequence ATGCAAAAAGTCCCTATGAAATGGAAAGCTTTGTTTCTGCCCCTCGTGCTCGGCTCCTTGCTGGTGGCCTGCGGGGAAACTTCGAGCGTCCCTGCACCTGTCAAACCAGCGAATCCCACCAGGGTCACCGTACAGGCCAAAGCTGGTTATGTGGAAATCAGCTGGGAAAACACCGCCAGCAACATCCTGGGTTTCGAAATCTACCGTGAAACCCTGGCCAAGGTGGGCACCAATCAGGTGAAACCCCAGGCCCTCTCCCTGCTGACCCGGGTGGGAAAAAATGCCTGCACCAATGCTGAAAAAACCCTCTGCAGCTATCAGGACAAAACCGTGCAACCCGGCACGTCCTACCGTTATGCTGTGGCCGTTCGTGGAGCAGAAGCCAACTCTGACCAGGTTGCCAGTGGCCCTGTGGCGGCTCCCGTCAACAGTGCACCCACCAGCAAGGGCATTCAGAACCTCACAGCCCCCAGAGGCAGCCAGAACCAGACCATTGATCTCAAAACCATTTTCAGTGATCAGGAGGATGCTGCCACTGCACTGAGATTCGCTGCTCTGAGCAGCAGGCCAGATGTTGCTTCTGCGACCCTGGACGGTGGTGTGCTGACCCTGAAGTTTCTGGCTGCAGGGGAGGCCACCGTCACGGTCACAGCCACAGATACGGGGGGTCTGATGGTCAGCAGCACTTTCACAGTGACGGTCAACAACAACAACACCCCTCCCGCAGCAAAACCCATTCCAGATGTGGTCATCCGCAAGGGTTCGGCTCCACAAATCCTGAACCTCCCTGAGTACTTCAGTGATGTGCAGGACAGCTCCCTGACCTATGCCCTGGTCAGCAACAGTGCCCCTGCCGTGGTCATTCCAGAGCTGAAAGGTTCTCAGTTGCACCTGACTTTTCTGGGGCTGGGCACGGCTGAACTTGTTCTGAGGGCCACCGACTCCGAGGGCCTCTTGGTCACTGCGCCTCTGAAGGTTTCGGTGACCGATGACGGCAACCAGCCTCCAGTGCTGAAGCCCATTCCAGATGTGGTGGGGGTCGAGGGGGCGAGCCATCAGGTGATTTACCTGCAGGAACACTTCAGTGATCCAGAAGGTGGCTCCACCCTTTATTACAACCTGCTGGAAAACAGCAATCCTGCAGTGGTCAAGCCCACCTTGAACGGGTCTGTCCTGGACCTGGTCTTCGGGGAAACGGGCACCAGCACCCTGAAAGTGCGGGTCACCGACGTGGGCGGGCTTTACACCGATGCGACCATCAAGGTCACGGTGAATGAAAAGCCCAACACTGCTCCCATTGCCCTGACTTTCCCCACCGACACCCCCACCGAAGGTGATCCCGAAAGCACCCTCAGGGTCAGCACCTATTTCCAGGACCGGGAACAGGGCAGTGCCACCCTGACCTACAGCCTGCTGGAAAACAGCAACCCGGCTGCGCTTTCTGCCAGTCTGACCGGTGACCAGCTCAAACTGGGCTACCTCAAGGAAGGCACAGCCACCCTGAAAGTGCGAGCCACTGACAGAGGTGGCCTGAGCACAGACAACACCTTCAAATTCACTGTTTTGCACCGCAATGTTCCTCCTGTGGCCACCACCATTGCCGACCAGACCCTCACGCTGGGCCTGAATCCTTTTGTGCAGGACCTTTCCAAAGTCTTCAGTGATCCTGAAGATGGCGCTGCAGGTCTGACATACAGTGTGGTTGCAGACAGCGTTCCAGGGGTCGTGGATGTGAAGTTCTCTGGAGCCCAGATGACCGTCATGGCACTCAAGACCGGAACCACGCAACTGAAAGTGCGTGCCACCGATCAGGCAGGAGCGTCTGCAGAAGTGTCCTTCAAAGTCACCGTGCAGGTCAGCACCAAGCCTGTGGCTGTCCTTGAAGCCAGTTCCTTGCACACGGCCACCCAGCTGGGGGTGGTGTTTGATACAACCAAATCCAACGATGACAGCGGTATTGCTGCAATGTTTCTGGATTTTGGAGACGGCAGCCCGGAAATCAGCAGTTCTGACCCATTTTCTTCGGTGGGCAAAAATTACGGAAAATTTGGGACCTATACTGCGAAATTGACCATCAAATCCAGGGATGGAGAAGAGGCCACCACCACACTGCCCATCACAGTGGGCAGTGCTCCCGGTCAGGTTCTTGATTACGGGTTTCTTGATTACAGCCGCAGTGGTGCCAGCGACCTCCTGCTCCCGATGCTGGGTCGTGACGAAGCAGGCAACCTGCACCTGGCTTATGAGGCCACTGCCTGCACCACCACATGTGACATGGCTGTGGTGAATGTTTCTGCTGTTCCATCTGCTGAAGGGATGACCTTCAACTGGAACCAGGAAGAATACATCCACACCCCCACCCCTCAGGACCTGAAGCGGCTCCAGATGGCTGTGGACCCCCAGGGCAACCGTCACTTTGTGACCGAATCTGTGGTCGCGGACGCAAATGACCAGAAAACCCGGGGTGTCCTGCAGGTTCGGGCCGATGGGACCCCCGGATGGCGCCTGACTTTGCCCTCCAGTCTGCCTGTGGCAGAATTTTCGACCACCACCAGCAGCCCGCTGATCCCCACCCATCTGGCGGTCAGCAGGGACAGCGTGTATCTGGTGGGCAACACGTCTGCCAGCATTGATGCCAGCACCAGTGTTCAGCTGGGATTCGTGCAAAAAATTCAAAATGGAACGGTCAGCTGGACGAAGTTCTTTGGCACACCCAGCAAAACCTGTGACACCCAGAACCAGCTGCAGTTCAATGCTGTGACCCTGGACGGCAATGGAAGCCTCCTGATCGCAGGGGCCTCCAGTCAGATTCAGCAGACCGATTGTGCGCCTGCAGGCAGCACGGCTCATCCTGTGCTGCTGAGCCTGGATGGTGCTGGCAACCTGATCTGGCAGCAAAACCTGCCCCTGGTGCGAGGAGGCTGGTCTCTGAACAGCGAAATGCACCTGCTGGCACACAACAACATGCTGGTTCTCAGCACCGAAGCCAGCCTGAACGACAAGACCCAGGCCAGTGTCTTCCTGCTCAACACAGCAGGGGGCATCCTTTCTCAAGACACCCTGGGGACCCTTGAAGACGTCACACACATCACCGGGATGGCTCCCAGCCCCGATGGACAGGTTTTCGTTCTGGGTTACAGCAGCATGGCACTGGACGCTGCTCCACAGGGAGAAACCGATCCCTTCCTCAGAAAATACAGCCTATCGGGAGAAACCATGTTCACAGTTCAGTACAGTGCCGATACACTGCCAGAAGTGACCCGGGACCTGGTGACCATCGGCAACCACAGTTACATGATCCTGTACATTCCAACGGCCAGAGGCCTCCTCCTGAATTTGCAACGCATTGACAATCAGGGCAACCAGATCTCCAATTGA
- a CDS encoding globin domain-containing protein — translation MAFTSSHVALIRRTFEELIPHDLEMEVFFGDIFYQRLFAQHPELKPLFHTDIAEQAHRLVTMLRWMVEHLSSIDEFQTEVKALGERHVKYGILPEHYNHVGEALIWVFQQTLGEDFTEEVATAWKETFLLISETMRGEK, via the coding sequence ATGGCTTTCACCTCATCGCATGTCGCCCTGATCCGCAGAACGTTTGAAGAACTGATCCCCCATGACCTGGAAATGGAAGTGTTCTTCGGAGACATCTTCTACCAGAGGCTGTTTGCACAGCATCCAGAGTTAAAACCGCTGTTTCATACGGACATTGCAGAACAGGCCCACCGTCTGGTGACCATGCTTCGCTGGATGGTGGAGCACCTCTCCTCAATCGATGAATTCCAGACCGAAGTGAAAGCCCTTGGGGAAAGGCATGTGAAATACGGCATCCTGCCCGAGCATTACAACCACGTTGGAGAGGCCCTGATCTGGGTCTTTCAGCAAACACTGGGAGAGGATTTCACTGAAGAGGTGGCAACCGCCTGGAAAGAAACCTTTCTGCTGATCAGTGAAACCATGCGGGGTGAGAAATGA